The Lysinibacillus timonensis nucleotide sequence CTACAAAAGTTTCTTTTAAGTCTACTTTTTTGCGTTCAGCAGGATGTAGACCACCAATAATTCCTACTTTTTCACCATCTAAAAGAACAATTGCTGTTTGACCTGGATGTAAACCATCTACAGCACCTTTTTCGTAAGTTACTCGTTCAGTTAAACCTAATTTACCGAATAATGCTTGAACAATCCCTTTCGCAACGAAGAAGTCAACACTACGTTTCTCTCCTTGCCATTGGTTGTCTACCCATTTACCCGTTAAAACAATTGCTAAATGCTCTTCTTCATAAGGTAGTTCTTCCTCTGTTTGACCAAGGAAAACTGAACCTACTTCATATAATGCGACTGAATCTGCTTTACGTGCAACATTATAACTAGCTGCTTCAATTAAATGAGGAATTAAACTTTGACGTAAAGTCGTACGTTCTTCGCTCATCGGCATTAATAATTTCGTTGTTTCTTCTACTTTTAATGCAAACTTTTGCGATAATTCCTCAGATGTTAATGAATAAGTTACGGCTTGTAGTAGCCCAGAACCTTCCATAACGTTACGTACAACACGACGTTTCTCTTGGTATGATGTTAACCCACCAACAGTTACAGTTCCTTCTGGAAGCGTCATCGGAATTTCATCATATCCGTAAAGACGAGCAATCTCTTCGACGATATCTTCTTCAATTTTAATATCTTGACGTCTTGTTGGCGCGTCAATGATTAATAAACCATTTGCCGCTTCCACATCGAATTGCAAACGATGTAGGATGGCAAGCATATCTTCTAATGAAATTTTCATTCCAAGACGAGCATTGATGAAATCAGGAGATACAACTACACGTGTCGGCGTTTTATCTAATTGGTCGACCGTAACTGTACCTTGAAGAACTTCTCCACCTGCTAACTCAGAAAGTAATTGTGCCGCTCTTTCAGCTGCAGCAAGAACACGGTTTGGATCTACACCTTTCTCAAAACGGGCAGATGAATCAGAACGTAATCCTAATTCTTTCGAAGTACGGCGAACGGAGAAGCCATCGAAATAAGCTGCTTCAATGACAACAGTTGTTGTATCATTTGTTACCTCTGAGTTTGCACCACCCATTACACCAGCGACGGCAACCGGTTCTACACCATTTGTAATGACAAGATTATGTGCATTTAATGTTCGTTCTTGATCATCAAGTGTAACTATTTTTTCTCCTTCTTTAGCTAAGCGTACAACAATTTCATTCGTTTTTAATGCATCATAGTCAAATGCATGTAATGGTTGGCCGTATTCCATTAGAATGTAGTTCGTAATATCAACTACATTATTGTGAGGACGAATTCCAGCTGCCATTAAATAATGTTGTAACCATAATGGTGATTCAGCGATTTTTACATTTCTAATGACTTTTGCTGCATATAATGGATTCAGCTCTGGAGCCTCAGTACTTACTTTAATGTAGTTTTCTGCACTTTCAGCAGCAGTTGCATAGTTAATTTCTGGCAGTTTCACTTCTTCAGATAGAATTGCTGCCACTTCATAAGCAACACCAAGCATGGATAATGCATCAGAACGGTTCGGTGTTAAACCAAGTTCTAGCACGATATCTCTTAACCCTACTAGTTCTAATGCGTCACTACCTGGAACTGCATCTTCAGGTAACACATAAATACCATCAGCATACGCTTTAGGTACAGTTCGACCTTCAACACCTAATTCTTGAAGTGAACAGATCATTCCGTTGGATTCCACACCACGCATTTTTGCTTTTTTAATTTTAACGCCGCCTGGTAAACGTGCCCCTGGTAATGCTACGATTACTTTTTGACCTGCCGCAACGTTTGGTGCACCACAAATAATTTGACGTACGTCACCTTCGCCTACTTCAACTTGGCAAACGTTTAATTTATCAGCATCTGGATGTTTTTCTTTTGAAATAACATATCCTACAACGACATTTGTCATCCCTTTTGAACGATCAATCACTGCATCTACTTCGATACCAGAACGTGTAATTTTTTCTGCTAATTCTTCTGGTGATAAACTATCTATATTTACATATTGTTTTAGCCAATTTAATGAAACTAACATTTTATTTGTACCCCCTTACCCTTCTGTTCTCTGGAATTGAGATATGAAACGACTGTCATTTGTATAGAAATGACGAATATCTTCAACACCGTATTTCAACATTGCAATACGTTCTGCACCGATACCAAATGCAAATCCTGAATATTTCTTCGGATCATAGCCGCCCATTTCAAGGACATTTGGATGCACCATACCTGCACCTAAAATTTCAATCCAGCCCGTATGTTTACATACATTACA carries:
- the pheT gene encoding phenylalanine--tRNA ligase subunit beta codes for the protein MLVSLNWLKQYVNIDSLSPEELAEKITRSGIEVDAVIDRSKGMTNVVVGYVISKEKHPDADKLNVCQVEVGEGDVRQIICGAPNVAAGQKVIVALPGARLPGGVKIKKAKMRGVESNGMICSLQELGVEGRTVPKAYADGIYVLPEDAVPGSDALELVGLRDIVLELGLTPNRSDALSMLGVAYEVAAILSEEVKLPEINYATAAESAENYIKVSTEAPELNPLYAAKVIRNVKIAESPLWLQHYLMAAGIRPHNNVVDITNYILMEYGQPLHAFDYDALKTNEIVVRLAKEGEKIVTLDDQERTLNAHNLVITNGVEPVAVAGVMGGANSEVTNDTTTVVIEAAYFDGFSVRRTSKELGLRSDSSARFEKGVDPNRVLAAAERAAQLLSELAGGEVLQGTVTVDQLDKTPTRVVVSPDFINARLGMKISLEDMLAILHRLQFDVEAANGLLIIDAPTRRQDIKIEEDIVEEIARLYGYDEIPMTLPEGTVTVGGLTSYQEKRRVVRNVMEGSGLLQAVTYSLTSEELSQKFALKVEETTKLLMPMSEERTTLRQSLIPHLIEAASYNVARKADSVALYEVGSVFLGQTEEELPYEEEHLAIVLTGKWVDNQWQGEKRSVDFFVAKGIVQALFGKLGLTERVTYEKGAVDGLHPGQTAIVLLDGEKVGIIGGLHPAERKKVDLKETFVAELNLYAILKTATEALVYTPVPRFPEISRDIALVLDRSKPAGEIENIIRNAGTKLLKDVQVFDVYEGEKMEADKKSVAFSLTYFDAERTLTDEEVTNAHNKILKALAETGVEVR